In Desulfoferula mesophila, the genomic window CCGGAGACCACCAGCAGGCCCAGCAGGGTCCAGCCCCACCAGGAGCGCGGGCCCCAGGACCAGGCCGCGCCCGGGGCGCGGGTGTCCAGGGCCAGGCGCCAGGCCAGCATGCCCAGAAGCAGGGCCGCGGCCAGATAGTGCAGGTCGCTGGTGGCGTAGTAGTCGGCGGTCCAGGCCAGGCCGGGGATGTCGGCCAGGTAGTAGCGCTTGAAAATGGGCATCTGGCCAAAGCCGCTGAATAGGGCGAAACCCGCCGCGACGGAGTAGAACCAGCGGGCCACGCGGCCTCCGGGCGAATAACTCATGGCGCTCATGACTCACCTCCCGGCTGGCTGGGGGGCTGGTCACTGGGCGGCTTTTTGCCGAACATCCGGGTGAACCCGGCGGCCAGACCGGCCAAGGGGGCCAGGATCAGGGCGGCGGTGAGGTTTTCGGCGCTGTCCATGCTGTTGGCCACCGGGCCCATGGGCGGGCGGCCGGCGAAACCGGCCTTGCGGCCCTTGCCGCCCTGCTTACCCGCCGCGCGCTTGCCCTTGCCCTGGCCGGGAGCGGCCTCGGCGTGGGCCTGGTCGATGGCCGCGCCGACCACCTGGAAGGGCACCGGAGAAACGTAGAGGGTGTTGGTGCCGCCGTTTTCGCTCAGGCCATACACGTAGTCGCGCCAGTTGTCGGGGCTGGCGCCGTCGGCCGTGGCCTTTTGCCGGGCCAGGGCCTCGGCCTGGGCCAGCATCCGGGGCCTGAGGCCGATGCTCTGCACCTGCTCGGGGCAGACCGAAACGCACTGGGGCTGCTTGCCCTCCTTTACCAGGGGCAGGCAGCGGTGGCACTTGTACATGACCCCGTTGCCCGCGTAGCTGGGCAGGATGTCCAGATAGACCCCCACGCCGCTTTGACGCTGGGGGATATGCCAGGGGCAGGCCTGCTTGCACTTGGCCCCGCCCAGGCACACGTCCGGGTCTATATGCACCACCCCGTTCTTTTCCACTCGCCCGGCCCCAAAGGGACACAGGTTGGTGCAGGGGGGGTTGACGCAGTGCATGCAGCGCCGGGGCACGTGCAGCTCCACGGCCTGGCCCTTGTGCTCAAAGTCCAGGTGTTCCACATATAGGAAGTTGTAGGGGGTAAGGCGGTCGGAGACGTCCTTGCGCTTGCTCCAATCCTGGATGGGCACCCGGGACGGGAACGGCTTGGGAAATTCGGCCACCGGATCGGGCACCGTGTCCTGCCAGGTCTCCCGGCAGGAATCCACGCAGGCCTCGCAGCCGATGCACTTGGCCAGATCCAGAACGGTGCACAACTGATCGTCCGAGGTGGCTTGCACCGCCTGGGGCAGCACCACTCCGCTGGCCGCCACTCCGGCGGCCGCGGCCAAGCCCCCCCGGAGAAAATTTCTTCGACTAATGGCGTTACCCATGTTGTATATCCTTCTCGCTTTCGGTTCAGGGCTCAGAGCCCGCTTCCAGCTTGCCCTGGACTAAAGCAAGGGCCGTGCCGAAAGGCCCTTTGCGGGGCCAAATCAAATTTACGATATTATTTCCAGGTGTTGCGCTTCGCAGCCGCCGCAGGCTTACGTTAATTAACGTTAAACAAAATTAACATTGCGTTAATCACCAAGCGGCATCCCTAACTTTTTCATGCGTTTCCAAAGAGTTACCCGGCTTATCCCCAGGCGGGCGGCGGCCTGGGCCTTGTGACCGGCGGTGGCCTCCAGGGCCTCGCTTATCTCCCGGCGCAGGGCCTCGTCCCCGGCCGCGCCGCCGGGTTCGCCGGAAACGGGCCCGCAGACTGGCGTCTCGCCCACGATGCTGGGGGGCAGGTGCTGGGGCAGGATTTCGCCTCCCGGGCAGGTGACAAAGGCATACTCGATGGCGTTGATCAACTCGCGCACGTTGCCCGGCCAGGAATGGGCCATCAGGCGCTCCAGGGCCGCCGGGCTTATGCCGGTGACCCCCCGCTCGCTGCCCAGGGCGGTGCGCTCCACAAAGCCGCGGGTCAACAAGGGAATGTCCTCCTTGCGCGCGGCCAGGGGCGGCAGGGTGATGGGAATCACGTTGATGCGGTAGAACAGATCCTGGCGAAAGCCCCCCTCTTCCATGAGCCGGCCCAGGTCGCGGTTGGTGGCGGTTATGATGCGCACGTCCACCTTGATGGGGCGGTTGGAGCCCACCCGCTCCACTTCGCCCTCCTGCAACACCCGCAGCAGCTTTACCTGGACTTCGGCTGGCAAGTCACCGATTTCATCGAGAAAAAGGCTGCCCCCGTCAGCCGCCTCGAAGCGCCCGGTGCGGCTCTTTTCCGCCCCGGTAAAGGAGCCCTTCTCGTGCCCGAACAGCTCGCTTTCCAGCAAGGACGGATTGAGGGCCGCGCAGTTCACCTTGATGAAGGGACCGGCGGCCCGGGGCGATCGGCGGTGGATGGCCGCGGCGGCCAGCTCCTTGCCCGTGCCGCTGGCCCCCAGGATCACCACCGGGGCAGTGGAGGCGGCGGCGGCCTCCAGGAGCTGATACACTTGCATCATGGCCGGGGACTGGCCGATGAGCCCCTCGTAGCCGTAGGAGCGGGTCAGATGGCGCTTCAAGCCGCTGATCTGGCGGTCGCGCTCCACCACCGGGGTGATGTCGCTCAGGGTCTCCACCCCGCCGATGACCTGGCCCAGCTCATCGTGCAACACCCTGGCATTTTTTAGAATATGTATCTGCGACCCGTCCTTGCGGGTTATGGAGCAGCGGCGGTCGGCCACCCGGCCCCTTTCAAACAGGCCGCAGGTCATTTGCCCTTCCTGATCCTGGCAGGCCAGGCAGGTTTCGGACTCGAACACGGTGCAGGAGCGTCCCAGAACCTCCTCGCGCCGGTAACCGGTGAGGCGCTCGGCGGCCGGGTTCACGAACACCACCTTGCCCTTGGTGTCCACGATGAACAGCCCCTCGGCCATGGTATCCACCACCGAGTTCCAATAGCGGGGCACGTCTTGCGGGGTTATGTCGGCCACGGCAATCTCCTACGTTTGCATGGTGTTAACGTTAACGTTAAGGCCTGCGTGGGGCCAATGCAAGCGCAGGCCCCGTGAAGTTGCGGTTAAAAACAGCGGAGGCGCCCAAGTTCCCTTGCGGCGCCATAAGTTAACGACTATTTTTGAGGGCGACGGCCGCCGGGCTGGAAAGCATCCCTTGCACATTTTATTAGGCGTTGTTAAATTAGTTAATATTGGAGAATATATTGACCAGCAACCTGCATAACGAGGAACGTCGTCAGTTCGAGCGCCTTCTGCGCCAGCAGGGGATGAACCGCCTGGGCGATCGCCTGGCGGTGTTGGAGGCCTTTTTGGCCTGCGAAGACCACCTCAGCGCCGAAAAATTGCAAAAGGACCTGGCCGCGCAGGGGCGTCACCTGGAGCCTGAGTTCGTGGCCTCCACTTTGGGGATGCTCACCCGCTTCGGCCTGGCCTCCTGCCGGCACTTCGACAATCAGCCGGACCTCTACGAGCACCGCCACCTGGGCGAGCACCACGACCACCTCATCTGCACCCGCTGCGGCTCCATCACCGAGTTTCACCACCCCGAACTGGAAAAGCTCAAGCACGGCGTGGCCGAGGAGCACGGTTTTCACCACCTCAGCCACCGCTTGCAGATCTACGGCCTGTGCGCCAAGTGCCGTGAACGGCGCACCCCCACCCTGCCGCTGACCCTGGCCTCGCCGGGGGAAAGGGTGCGGGTGGAGCGCCTGGCCGGCGGCGAGCAGGCCCAGCGCCACCTGGAAGACATGGGCATCAGCGTGGGCAGCGAGCTGGAGGTGATCACCAGCGGCGCCGGGCCCATGGTGGTGGCCAGAGGCGGCACCCGCCTGGCCCTGGGCCAGGGGGTGGCGGGCAAGGTGCAGGTAAGTCTTTTGGAGCGCAACGGCCACGCTGTTAAGGAGCCCACTTCATGACCGACGCCATCACCCTGCGCCAGTTGCAGCCCGGCCAGCGCGCCACGATCAAAAAAGTAGGCACCAGCGGTGAGTTGGGGCGGCGCATGCGCGAGATGGGCCTTTTGCCCGGCACCGAAATTCAGGTGCTCGGCCGTGCCCCGCTCAAGGACCCGGTGGAGATAAAGCTGCGGGGCTACAACCTCACCCTGCGCAACAACGAGGCGGACTTGATCACCGTGGAGATCGGCGAGTAACCGTGACGCGCCCCTACACCATCGCCCTGGCCGGCAACCCCAACGCGGGCAAGACCAGCGTGTTCAACGCCCTCACCGGGGCCCGCCAGCACGTGGGCAACTATCCCGGCGTGACGGTGGAGTACAAAGAGGGCTCGGCCCTGCACGAGGGCAAGAAGGTGGCGGTGGTGGATCTGCCCGGCACCTACAGCCTCACCGCCTATTCCCCCGAGGAGCTGGTGTCGCGCAACTACCTCATCGGCCAGAGGCCCGACGTGGTGGTGGACGTGGTGGACGCTTCCAACCTGGAGCGCAACCTCTACCTGGCGGTACAGCTCATGGAGCTGGGGGTGCCCCTGGTCATCTGCCTGAACATGATGGACGTGGCCAAGACCCGAGGGCTCAGGATCGACGCGGCCAAGCTCAGCCAGCTTTTGGGCGTGCCGGTGGTGCCCACCGTGGCCCGCCAGAACCAGGGCATGGACGACCTGTTGGCCGCCGCGGTCCAGGTGGCCCAAAGCGCCCCGGAGTGGCGGCCGCTGAACATCAGCTACGGCAGCGACGTGGACCAGGGCGTGGCCGAGTTGGCCGACATACTGCAAGGGGCCCAGGAACGCCGGGGCCTGCTCAGCGCCCGCTGGCTGGCCGTGAAGTGCCTGGAGGGCGACCAGGAGGTCATGGACCGGGTGCGGGAGACCCCGGAGCTGGCCGACAAGCTCCTGCCGGTGTGCCGCCGGGTGGCCGCCCACATCAAGAGCACCATGGACGACGATCCCGACAGCATCGTCGCCGACTATCGCTACGGCTACATCACCGGCATCACCCGCCAGGTGGTCTCCAGCGAGCGCGAGGTGCGCATGGACCTCAGCGACAAGCTGGACCAGGTGCTCACCCACCGGCTCATGGGCCCGCTGTTTTTGTTCCTGGTGCTCTACGGCATCTACAACTTCGTCTTCTGGGCCAGCGAGGTGCCGGTGGTGTGGTTCGAGCACTTTTTCGCCTGGCTGGGCGGGGTGGTGGAAAGCGCCCTGCCCCCCGGGGTGCTCAGCTCGCTCATCGTCAGCGGGGTCATAGGCGGCGTGGGCGGCGTCTTGGGTTTCACCCCTCTAATCGCCTTCATGTTCTTCGCCATCGCGGTCATGGAAGACTCGGGCTACATGGCCCGGGTGGCCTATATCATGGACCGGGTGCTCAGGATCTTCGGCCTGCACGGCAACAGCGTCATGGCCCTCATGGTGGCCGGGGGCATCAGCGGTGGTTGCGCGGTGCCGGGGGTCATGGCCACCCGCACCCTCAAGGACCCCAAGGCCCGCCTGGCCACCATCCTCACCGTGCCCTTCATGAACTGCGGGGCCAAGCTGCCGGTCTACAGCCTGCTCATCGCCGCCTTTTTCGCCCATTTCCAGGCGGAGATGCTTTTCTTGTTGACCCTGATCTCCTGGGGCCTGGGCCTGGGCGCGGCCAAACTGCTTAGGGTCACGGTGCTCAAGGGCGAACAAACGCCCTTTGTCATGGAGTTGCCCCCTTACCGCGCCCCCACCATCAAGGGCCTGGTGATCCACACCTGGGAACGCACCTGGCAATACGCCAAAAAGGCGGGCACCATGATCCTGGGGGTCAGTGTGCTGATGTGGGCGGCCATGAGCTTTCCCGGCCTGGGCCCGGAGCAGGACGCCGCCTGGCAAAAGCGCCTGGCCGCCGCCCCCGGCCAGACGGCCGGCCTGGAGCTAAAGGCCGAGCGGGCCCGCCAGGAGTTGGCCGGCACCCTGGCCGGGCAGGCGGGGCAGGCGCTCACCGCCGTCACCGCCCCCCTGGGCTTTGACTGGCGGGCCAACGTGGCCCTGGTGGGCGGCTTCGCGGCCAAGGAGATCATCGTCAGTACCCTGGGCGTGGCCTACAGCCTGGGCGAGGTGGACCCGGAGCATTCCCAGAGCCTGAGCAAGCGTCTGGCCGCCGAGCCGGGCTGGAACCCGCTCAAGGCCTTTGCCCTCATCCTGTTCGTGATGGTCTACGCCCCCTGCCTGGCCACCGTGGTCATGATCCGGCGGGAAACCGGGACCTGGCGCTGGGCCATGTTCTCGGTGGCCTACAACACCCTAATCGCCTACCTGCTGGCCTTGGTGGTGTATCAGGGCGGCAAGGCCCTGGGCCTGGGATAGGGAGGCGCTCATGTGGCAGGCGATTGTCGTGGCGATCGTGGTGGGGCTGGCCGCCCTGTGGGTGGGCCGCCGCCTGTGGCGTTCCATGCGCGCGGCGGGTGATCAAAGCGCGGGCTGCGGCTGCGGCTGCTCCGGACCCTGCCACCAGCCCCAACCCCTGGAGGGGCCCGAACCGCCCGCCTGCGCGAACTGCGCCCAGCGCCCCGGGGAATCTGGGCGCCCCCCGCGACTAGGCTGAAACTAGGCCGAAGGTAAATCCATGACAAAGGTGGTGTGCGGTGCGCCCGCGCGCCAGGCCAGCCGCCCGCCCCAGGGCTCCAGGGCCTTGGCGGCCAGATACAGGCCCAAGCCGTCGTGCCGCCCGCCCTTGTCCCCCACGAAAGGCTCGAACAAGCCCGCGGCCATCTCCGGGGAAGGCCCGGCCCCGCTGTCGCTGACCTCCAGACCCAGGCGACCGTCTTCCTGGAAGTCGCGCACCTTTATCCAGGCCCCCTGGCTGTCGCGCACCGCCTCCACGGCGTTGGCCAAAAGGCTGTTCAGGGCCAGGGCCGCGTCCACGTAAGGCGCCTTTACGTATCCCCCCGCCTGGCTCAAACGGCGTTTTTGGTCGACCTCGTGCTTGCAGAAAAGATCCCCCCGCCAAAAATCCAGCTGCTCCCCGGCCAGCCGGGCCAAGGACAGGGGCTGGGCCTCCGCGCGCTGGTCGGCCAGGCTGCGCTTTGCAAGCAGATCCACCTCCATCCTGAGCCGGTCCGTCCCCTCGTGCATGGAGGCCAGACGTTGGCTCATGCCCTCAGTCTGCCCCTGCTCCACGGCCAGTTGGGCCAGGTCCAGGGGCAGGGCAATCATCTGAATCGCGCTGGACAGGTTGTGCACCACCCCGCGCAAGAGCCGGGCAGTGAGAATGATCCGTTCCCTATTGAGCAGGGCGGAGAGCACACAGGGGCTCAACTCGCGGCTAGAGTCCAAAACGGCTCCCAATTTGGATTTTAACTGGAGGTGGAGGAAGAAGAAGCGGACAGTTCATCCAACCAAGGCCCCAACTGATGCTGCTCGAGCATCTGCAAGAACCCCTCGACCACCATGGGGTCGAACTGGGTGCCGGAGGCATTCACCAACTCCCGCACCGCCTCGGCCATGGTGCGCAAGGGCCGGTAGGAACGGTCGCTGGTCATGGCGTCGTAGGCGTCGGCCACGGCCACCACCCGGGCCAGCAAGGGTATCTCCTTGCCCGCCAGGCCGTCGGGATAGCCCTCGCCGTCCCAGCGCTCGTGGTGATGCCTTACGATGTGGCATTCGTCCTGGCTCAAATCCATGGCCCGGACGATGGACTCGCCGATGGCCGGGTGACGCTTGATCTCCTGGTACTCCTCGGCGGAGAGCTCATTCTCCTTGAGCAGGATGTGGTCCTTGATGCCGATCTTGCCTATGTCGTGCAGATACCCCGCGAACTTGAGCGACTCGATCTGATGCAACTCCAGCCCCATGGCCTCGGCGGTCAACACCGCCAGGTTGGTCACCCGGCGGCTGTGCTGGCGGGTGTAGGGATCTTTGGCCTCCATGGCCCGCACCAGGGCCCCCAGGGTGGAATGCAGGCTGGAGTTCATTGATTCGTAGAGGGCTATGTTCTCCACGCTGAGAGCCGCCTTTTGCAAAAGGAAACGGCTCAAAAAAACGTCCTCTCCCCGGAAAGGCAGGCCGCCGCGTTTTTCGCCCAGCACCAAAAGGCCCAGAGGCTGCTCATGGATCATCATGGGCAGGCACAGTACGGGGCCGCTCAGGGGCAGCACCTCGCCGGTTTCTTCCCAGGTTTCCGGGCGGCCCATTACCGCCTTGCCGCCGGCGGCCGCCTTGCCCAACAGGCCCTGGCCCATACGGCCGGCGACCTGGCCCACCGCCTCGCTGGAA contains:
- a CDS encoding 4Fe-4S dicluster domain-containing protein, producing the protein MGNAISRRNFLRGGLAAAAGVAASGVVLPQAVQATSDDQLCTVLDLAKCIGCEACVDSCRETWQDTVPDPVAEFPKPFPSRVPIQDWSKRKDVSDRLTPYNFLYVEHLDFEHKGQAVELHVPRRCMHCVNPPCTNLCPFGAGRVEKNGVVHIDPDVCLGGAKCKQACPWHIPQRQSGVGVYLDILPSYAGNGVMYKCHRCLPLVKEGKQPQCVSVCPEQVQSIGLRPRMLAQAEALARQKATADGASPDNWRDYVYGLSENGGTNTLYVSPVPFQVVGAAIDQAHAEAAPGQGKGKRAAGKQGGKGRKAGFAGRPPMGPVANSMDSAENLTAALILAPLAGLAAGFTRMFGKKPPSDQPPSQPGGES
- a CDS encoding sigma-54 interaction domain-containing protein is translated as MADITPQDVPRYWNSVVDTMAEGLFIVDTKGKVVFVNPAAERLTGYRREEVLGRSCTVFESETCLACQDQEGQMTCGLFERGRVADRRCSITRKDGSQIHILKNARVLHDELGQVIGGVETLSDITPVVERDRQISGLKRHLTRSYGYEGLIGQSPAMMQVYQLLEAAAASTAPVVILGASGTGKELAAAAIHRRSPRAAGPFIKVNCAALNPSLLESELFGHEKGSFTGAEKSRTGRFEAADGGSLFLDEIGDLPAEVQVKLLRVLQEGEVERVGSNRPIKVDVRIITATNRDLGRLMEEGGFRQDLFYRINVIPITLPPLAARKEDIPLLTRGFVERTALGSERGVTGISPAALERLMAHSWPGNVRELINAIEYAFVTCPGGEILPQHLPPSIVGETPVCGPVSGEPGGAAGDEALRREISEALEATAGHKAQAAARLGISRVTLWKRMKKLGMPLGD
- a CDS encoding transcriptional repressor, whose translation is MTSNLHNEERRQFERLLRQQGMNRLGDRLAVLEAFLACEDHLSAEKLQKDLAAQGRHLEPEFVASTLGMLTRFGLASCRHFDNQPDLYEHRHLGEHHDHLICTRCGSITEFHHPELEKLKHGVAEEHGFHHLSHRLQIYGLCAKCRERRTPTLPLTLASPGERVRVERLAGGEQAQRHLEDMGISVGSELEVITSGAGPMVVARGGTRLALGQGVAGKVQVSLLERNGHAVKEPTS
- a CDS encoding FeoA family protein, which produces MTDAITLRQLQPGQRATIKKVGTSGELGRRMREMGLLPGTEIQVLGRAPLKDPVEIKLRGYNLTLRNNEADLITVEIGE
- the feoB gene encoding ferrous iron transport protein B, whose amino-acid sequence is MTRPYTIALAGNPNAGKTSVFNALTGARQHVGNYPGVTVEYKEGSALHEGKKVAVVDLPGTYSLTAYSPEELVSRNYLIGQRPDVVVDVVDASNLERNLYLAVQLMELGVPLVICLNMMDVAKTRGLRIDAAKLSQLLGVPVVPTVARQNQGMDDLLAAAVQVAQSAPEWRPLNISYGSDVDQGVAELADILQGAQERRGLLSARWLAVKCLEGDQEVMDRVRETPELADKLLPVCRRVAAHIKSTMDDDPDSIVADYRYGYITGITRQVVSSEREVRMDLSDKLDQVLTHRLMGPLFLFLVLYGIYNFVFWASEVPVVWFEHFFAWLGGVVESALPPGVLSSLIVSGVIGGVGGVLGFTPLIAFMFFAIAVMEDSGYMARVAYIMDRVLRIFGLHGNSVMALMVAGGISGGCAVPGVMATRTLKDPKARLATILTVPFMNCGAKLPVYSLLIAAFFAHFQAEMLFLLTLISWGLGLGAAKLLRVTVLKGEQTPFVMELPPYRAPTIKGLVIHTWERTWQYAKKAGTMILGVSVLMWAAMSFPGLGPEQDAAWQKRLAAAPGQTAGLELKAERARQELAGTLAGQAGQALTAVTAPLGFDWRANVALVGGFAAKEIIVSTLGVAYSLGEVDPEHSQSLSKRLAAEPGWNPLKAFALILFVMVYAPCLATVVMIRRETGTWRWAMFSVAYNTLIAYLLALVVYQGGKALGLG
- a CDS encoding FeoB-associated Cys-rich membrane protein, coding for MWQAIVVAIVVGLAALWVGRRLWRSMRAAGDQSAGCGCGCSGPCHQPQPLEGPEPPACANCAQRPGESGRPPRLG
- a CDS encoding ATP-binding protein; the encoded protein is MDSSRELSPCVLSALLNRERIILTARLLRGVVHNLSSAIQMIALPLDLAQLAVEQGQTEGMSQRLASMHEGTDRLRMEVDLLAKRSLADQRAEAQPLSLARLAGEQLDFWRGDLFCKHEVDQKRRLSQAGGYVKAPYVDAALALNSLLANAVEAVRDSQGAWIKVRDFQEDGRLGLEVSDSGAGPSPEMAAGLFEPFVGDKGGRHDGLGLYLAAKALEPWGGRLAWRAGAPHTTFVMDLPSA
- a CDS encoding HD domain-containing phosphohydrolase; protein product: MSQARPSEEVSERLSILLVDDESNIRESMAEYLVNLKNYSLTSAASGQEALEKFQPGKFDCAFLDLKMPGMSGLELLSKLKAMDKTLPVVIMTGFPSLDAAIDTMRQGASDFLIKPFNLDQVKATLERVVREHRLLKENLRLSERLKQQERIERLNQELSRRVREQQMLHQISEAIDHMHTSEAIYQGIADLAATNLEAGKSAVLLLEPSSDHLVVIAVNGFSSEAVGQVAGRMGQGLLGKAAAGGKAVMGRPETWEETGEVLPLSGPVLCLPMMIHEQPLGLLVLGEKRGGLPFRGEDVFLSRFLLQKAALSVENIALYESMNSSLHSTLGALVRAMEAKDPYTRQHSRRVTNLAVLTAEAMGLELHQIESLKFAGYLHDIGKIGIKDHILLKENELSAEEYQEIKRHPAIGESIVRAMDLSQDECHIVRHHHERWDGEGYPDGLAGKEIPLLARVVAVADAYDAMTSDRSYRPLRTMAEAVRELVNASGTQFDPMVVEGFLQMLEQHQLGPWLDELSASSSSTSS